In the Quercus lobata isolate SW786 chromosome 5, ValleyOak3.0 Primary Assembly, whole genome shotgun sequence genome, one interval contains:
- the LOC115991951 gene encoding uncharacterized protein LOC115991951: MASRWNGTPVSFFIYSSPSPQPREEEEQEQIEIESPKSVIPDLFFSSREQQQQIGSPFTPVNAPKIMNPRLSISADRFQFRVPSTTDDDVVLQNLLHIIHYIINKKKSSSSSSSLTPAQKLFNSLDLVQKKVTQQLERIKETPTFQMGVRDEKIRTLMSMR; encoded by the exons ATGGCTTCTCGATGGAATGGGACTCCCGTTTCGTTTTTCATTTACTCTTCTCCTTCTCCTCAACCTCGAgaggaagaagaacaagaacaaattGAAATTGAGAGTCCGAAGAGTGTTATTCCCGATTTGTTTTTCTCATCTCGAGAACAACAGCAACAAATTGGGAGTCCATTTACTCCTGTCAATGCCCCTAAAATCATGAATCCTCGTTTGTCGATCTCTGCTGATCGGTTCCAGTTTCGGGTGCCTTCGACAACTGATGATGATGTAGTGCTTCAGAATCTTCTCCATATCATTCACTACATTATCAATAAGAagaaatcatcatcatcatcctcatccctCACACCCGCTCAGAAACTCTTCAACTCGCTCGATCTTGTTCAGAAAAAGGTCACGCAGCAATTGGAGAGAATTAAGGAAACCCCCACTTTTCAGATGGGGGTTAGAGATGAGAAAATTCGAA CTTTGATGTCTATGCGCTGA
- the LOC115992088 gene encoding uncharacterized protein LOC115992088 isoform X1: MQLLQLQSLTLPLLPKPLNLIPKLPLKTQRKPSPVLSCSPTDQELQVLEAAVLDSDEKSLPCVRTYENDSSRLALVGAVSFHQALTAAAADGGRAADEHLDSGIPAMVIETVFPARSDDHSTVSTRLFLPARKVSERAKKLRRSISEDMLLSTTSRNILAMTFRQVVLEQLWSFELVVFRPGSERNMEDLENPREQVPASFSLSSSDERAIAVLAEAICISALQSTERHFLDNILSKPSSNIFRWFRKPTRIASKDSSVIIYELFEDEIIENAKTLLEDFNSTKEGYKPKKTESKHHWWMLSGQTELEKIGGPQFSAWTREYVPAYRLQIDTDILKNIKFEGWKKSTNNVWEVLLTHSQMVGLAGILDLYYEDLYSLPNKQLSCGVVANFANLSNKKRRSSWLKMMSVSLASGVFLVIISALGQLGLPHLSKGGRYPVEHRPLPSSEVDCALIQSLDARELEEFGVSIVKKIKDAFGWAGDIRTETRIGAWTGELPSYLRMVGEADSNIEGISTAPSEKIDTDMRISAHDIASYQVVLSTDGKLVGFQPTSRVAVNRWAANPLAKELYGGRKLSPGFIEPGLKFHHPSELVVMELLMSENPDACFALARPFR; this comes from the exons ATGCAGCTCCTTCAACTTCAATCCCTCACTCTCCCTCTACTtccaaaacccctaaatttaaTCCCAAAACTACCCCTCAAAACCCAAAGAAAACCCTCACCGGTCCTCTCATGCTCTCCCACCGACCAAGAACTACAAGTCCTGGAAGCCGCCGTGTTGGACTCCGACGAGAAGAGCCTCCCCTGCGTGCGAACCTACGAGAACGACTCCTCTCGCCTCGCTCTCGTCGGAGCCGTCTCCTTCCACCAGGCCTTGACGGCCGCCGCTGCCGACGGTGGTCGAGCCGCCGACGAGCACCTCGACTCCGGCATCCCCGCTATGGTCATCGAGACCGTGTTCCCGGCCCGCTCCGATGACCACAGCACCGTCTCCACTCGACTG TTTTTGCCTGCTAGGAAAGTTAGCGAAAGAGCGAAAAAGCTCAGGAGGTCTATCTCAGAAGATATGCTGTTGAGCACCACCTCTAGAAATATACTTGCCATGACATTTAGACAAGTAGTTTTGGAACAGCTTTGGAGCTTTGAACTGGTTGTTTTTAGACCTGGGTCAGAAAGAAATATGGAGGATCTGGAAAACCCAAGAGAG CAGGTCCCTGCATCTTTTTCTCTTAGCTCATCAGATGAAAGGGCTATCGCTGTGCTTGCGGAAGCTATTTGCATTTCTGCTCTTCAAAGCACTGAAAGACATTTCCTTGATAATATATTGAGCAAACCTTCAAGTAATATCTTCCGTTGGTTTCGAAAGCCCACAAGGATTGCATCAAAAGATTCCTCAGTCATCATATATGAGTTATTTGAGGATGAGATAATTGAAAATGCCAAGACTCTGTTAGAAGATTTTAATTCAACAAAGGAAGGCTATAAGCCCAAGAAAACAGAATCAAAGCACCATTGGTGGATGCTGTCAGGACAGACTGAATTGGAAAAGATTGGTGGTCCACAGTTCAGTGCTTGGACAAGGGAGTATGTTCCTGCTTATAGGCTACAAATTGACACAGATATActcaagaatataaaatttgaggGCTGGAAAAAGTCTACAAATAATGTGTGGGAAGTACTTCTCACGCACTCCCAAATG GTTGGATTGGCAGGCATTTTAGATCTCTACTATGAAGATCTTTACTCGCTGCCCAACAAACAACTATCATGTGGTGTGGTTGCAAATTTTGCAAACTTGTCCAACAAAAAG AGGAGGTCTTCTTGGTTGAAAATGATGTCTGTTAGCCTTGCGAGTGGAGTTTTTCTGGTTATAATCAGTGCTCTTGGTCAACTTGGTTTGCCTCATCTAAGCAAAGGAGGAAGGTACCCTGTAGAACATAGGCCTCTTCCATCATCTGAAGTTGACTGTGCACTAATCCAGTCTCTGGATGCGAGAGAG TTGGAAGAATTCGGCGTCTCAATTgtcaaaaagataaaagatgCTTTTGGTTGGGCCGGTGATATAAGGACTGAAACAAGAATTGGTGCTTGGACTGGGGAATTACCGTCCTACCTGAGGATGGTTGGTGAAGCCGATTCCAATATCGAAGGCATTTCAACTGCCCCTTCAGAGAAAATTGACACAGACATGAGAATTTCTGCCCATGATATTGCTAGTTATCAG gTGGTTTTGTCAACTGATGGAAAGTTAGTTGGGTTCCAACCTACAAGCCGGGTTGCTGTTAATCGTTGGGCTGCTAATCCCTTAGCAAAGGAGTTGTATGGTGGAAGAAAGCTCTCCCCTG GTTTTATTGAACCTGGTCTCAAGTTCCATCATCCCAGTGAGCTAGTTGTAATGGAGTTGCTGATGTCGGAAAATCCAGATGCCTGTTTTGCTTTGGCCAGGCCTTTTCGATGA
- the LOC115992088 gene encoding uncharacterized protein LOC115992088 isoform X2, with protein sequence MQLLQLQSLTLPLLPKPLNLIPKLPLKTQRKPSPVLSCSPTDQELQVLEAAVLDSDEKSLPCVRTYENDSSRLALVGAVSFHQALTAAAADGGRAADEHLDSGIPAMVIETVFPARSDDHSTVSTRLFLPARKVSERAKKLRRSISEDMLLSTTSRNILAMTFRQVVLEQLWSFELVVFRPGSERNMEDLENPREVPASFSLSSSDERAIAVLAEAICISALQSTERHFLDNILSKPSSNIFRWFRKPTRIASKDSSVIIYELFEDEIIENAKTLLEDFNSTKEGYKPKKTESKHHWWMLSGQTELEKIGGPQFSAWTREYVPAYRLQIDTDILKNIKFEGWKKSTNNVWEVLLTHSQMVGLAGILDLYYEDLYSLPNKQLSCGVVANFANLSNKKRRSSWLKMMSVSLASGVFLVIISALGQLGLPHLSKGGRYPVEHRPLPSSEVDCALIQSLDARELEEFGVSIVKKIKDAFGWAGDIRTETRIGAWTGELPSYLRMVGEADSNIEGISTAPSEKIDTDMRISAHDIASYQVVLSTDGKLVGFQPTSRVAVNRWAANPLAKELYGGRKLSPGFIEPGLKFHHPSELVVMELLMSENPDACFALARPFR encoded by the exons ATGCAGCTCCTTCAACTTCAATCCCTCACTCTCCCTCTACTtccaaaacccctaaatttaaTCCCAAAACTACCCCTCAAAACCCAAAGAAAACCCTCACCGGTCCTCTCATGCTCTCCCACCGACCAAGAACTACAAGTCCTGGAAGCCGCCGTGTTGGACTCCGACGAGAAGAGCCTCCCCTGCGTGCGAACCTACGAGAACGACTCCTCTCGCCTCGCTCTCGTCGGAGCCGTCTCCTTCCACCAGGCCTTGACGGCCGCCGCTGCCGACGGTGGTCGAGCCGCCGACGAGCACCTCGACTCCGGCATCCCCGCTATGGTCATCGAGACCGTGTTCCCGGCCCGCTCCGATGACCACAGCACCGTCTCCACTCGACTG TTTTTGCCTGCTAGGAAAGTTAGCGAAAGAGCGAAAAAGCTCAGGAGGTCTATCTCAGAAGATATGCTGTTGAGCACCACCTCTAGAAATATACTTGCCATGACATTTAGACAAGTAGTTTTGGAACAGCTTTGGAGCTTTGAACTGGTTGTTTTTAGACCTGGGTCAGAAAGAAATATGGAGGATCTGGAAAACCCAAGAGAG GTCCCTGCATCTTTTTCTCTTAGCTCATCAGATGAAAGGGCTATCGCTGTGCTTGCGGAAGCTATTTGCATTTCTGCTCTTCAAAGCACTGAAAGACATTTCCTTGATAATATATTGAGCAAACCTTCAAGTAATATCTTCCGTTGGTTTCGAAAGCCCACAAGGATTGCATCAAAAGATTCCTCAGTCATCATATATGAGTTATTTGAGGATGAGATAATTGAAAATGCCAAGACTCTGTTAGAAGATTTTAATTCAACAAAGGAAGGCTATAAGCCCAAGAAAACAGAATCAAAGCACCATTGGTGGATGCTGTCAGGACAGACTGAATTGGAAAAGATTGGTGGTCCACAGTTCAGTGCTTGGACAAGGGAGTATGTTCCTGCTTATAGGCTACAAATTGACACAGATATActcaagaatataaaatttgaggGCTGGAAAAAGTCTACAAATAATGTGTGGGAAGTACTTCTCACGCACTCCCAAATG GTTGGATTGGCAGGCATTTTAGATCTCTACTATGAAGATCTTTACTCGCTGCCCAACAAACAACTATCATGTGGTGTGGTTGCAAATTTTGCAAACTTGTCCAACAAAAAG AGGAGGTCTTCTTGGTTGAAAATGATGTCTGTTAGCCTTGCGAGTGGAGTTTTTCTGGTTATAATCAGTGCTCTTGGTCAACTTGGTTTGCCTCATCTAAGCAAAGGAGGAAGGTACCCTGTAGAACATAGGCCTCTTCCATCATCTGAAGTTGACTGTGCACTAATCCAGTCTCTGGATGCGAGAGAG TTGGAAGAATTCGGCGTCTCAATTgtcaaaaagataaaagatgCTTTTGGTTGGGCCGGTGATATAAGGACTGAAACAAGAATTGGTGCTTGGACTGGGGAATTACCGTCCTACCTGAGGATGGTTGGTGAAGCCGATTCCAATATCGAAGGCATTTCAACTGCCCCTTCAGAGAAAATTGACACAGACATGAGAATTTCTGCCCATGATATTGCTAGTTATCAG gTGGTTTTGTCAACTGATGGAAAGTTAGTTGGGTTCCAACCTACAAGCCGGGTTGCTGTTAATCGTTGGGCTGCTAATCCCTTAGCAAAGGAGTTGTATGGTGGAAGAAAGCTCTCCCCTG GTTTTATTGAACCTGGTCTCAAGTTCCATCATCCCAGTGAGCTAGTTGTAATGGAGTTGCTGATGTCGGAAAATCCAGATGCCTGTTTTGCTTTGGCCAGGCCTTTTCGATGA